A single Pseudoalteromonas phenolica DNA region contains:
- a CDS encoding K+/H+ antiporter subunit F, which yields MLETVILIVFAMIGVSLLLNLWRLVKGPSVPDRILALDTMYINSIALIILYGLSMGTELYFEAALLIAMLGFVSTVAVCKYLLRGDIIE from the coding sequence ATGTTAGAGACAGTTATCCTGATTGTATTTGCGATGATTGGCGTTTCGTTACTATTGAATCTGTGGCGATTAGTTAAGGGCCCGTCAGTGCCAGATAGAATTCTGGCTTTAGATACCATGTACATTAATAGTATTGCTCTGATTATTTTATATGGTCTTAGCATGGGCACTGAGCTTTACTTTGAAGCTGCGCTGTTAATTGCAATGTTAGGTTTTGTAAGTACTGTTGCTGTATGTAAGTATTTACTACGTGGCGATATAATAGAGTAG
- a CDS encoding monovalent cation/H+ antiporter subunit D → MIQHLTSLPVLLPMLAGVILLMPPCGKNKQIRRFSSVALSFITLLASVLLLLQVKEMGSTTYAIGDWQAPFGIVLFADPLSTLLVSLTSLLGLTCALYACAGDDEKGSFYHPLLHFLVLGVNGAFLTGDAFNLFVFFEVLLIASYSLLMHGGDKHNTRAALQYVIMNLVGSAIFLIALGILYGVLGTLNMADMANKITDLQGDDVYLAKIGGLLLLVVFALKGALLPLHLWLPNTYATAMPVVAALFAIMTKVGVYSMMRVYTLIFGDEAGELSHMAQSWLWWLALATIVMGAIGVLASKDMRKLVANLVIVSVGTLVALVAVQTEEASAAAIFYLVHSTLVTAALFLLADMIGIQRGKVADRITIGRPVTQPILLGGAFAIAAITVIGMPPLSGFIGKVWLLKATFESEYGGIFWTLYLLASLALLVGISKAGSTVFWHHQNKGQDNAEPVKAHKYQVSALLIVLLGSPLMVIFAGNMSEYAIEAAKQLHDFSANISVVLGEAK, encoded by the coding sequence ATGATCCAACATTTAACTTCTCTGCCTGTATTACTTCCTATGTTGGCAGGGGTTATTTTATTAATGCCACCTTGTGGTAAGAATAAGCAGATACGTCGCTTTTCTTCAGTGGCGCTCAGTTTCATTACCTTGCTAGCATCGGTGCTACTGTTGTTACAAGTAAAAGAAATGGGTAGCACAACCTATGCGATAGGTGATTGGCAGGCACCATTCGGCATTGTGTTGTTTGCTGATCCGCTTTCGACTTTACTGGTTTCTCTTACTTCTTTGCTTGGATTGACTTGTGCATTGTATGCGTGTGCAGGCGATGACGAGAAGGGCAGTTTTTATCATCCTTTATTGCATTTCTTAGTGTTGGGTGTAAATGGCGCATTCTTAACGGGCGATGCGTTTAACCTTTTTGTTTTCTTTGAAGTGTTACTGATTGCCTCTTATTCATTGTTAATGCATGGCGGCGATAAGCATAATACTCGAGCAGCGTTACAATACGTGATAATGAACTTGGTGGGCTCTGCCATTTTCTTAATTGCGCTAGGCATTTTATATGGCGTACTTGGCACATTAAACATGGCTGATATGGCTAACAAGATCACAGACTTACAGGGTGATGATGTTTACCTTGCAAAAATTGGTGGCTTGTTACTACTTGTTGTATTTGCACTAAAAGGCGCGCTTTTACCGCTTCATTTATGGTTGCCTAACACATATGCGACGGCTATGCCGGTCGTTGCTGCGCTGTTTGCAATCATGACTAAGGTGGGTGTTTACTCGATGATGCGAGTTTACACGCTGATTTTTGGTGATGAAGCCGGTGAGTTAAGCCATATGGCCCAAAGTTGGCTTTGGTGGTTAGCCTTGGCAACTATTGTAATGGGCGCGATTGGTGTTCTGGCGAGTAAAGACATGCGCAAGCTTGTGGCTAACTTAGTGATAGTATCTGTGGGTACGCTGGTTGCGCTTGTTGCTGTGCAAACAGAAGAGGCCAGTGCTGCTGCTATTTTCTATTTAGTTCATTCTACACTTGTTACCGCTGCATTATTTTTACTTGCCGATATGATAGGGATTCAACGAGGTAAAGTCGCTGATCGTATTACTATTGGTCGACCTGTTACCCAGCCTATTTTGCTCGGCGGTGCATTTGCTATCGCTGCAATCACCGTAATTGGCATGCCGCCACTTTCAGGCTTTATTGGTAAAGTTTGGTTACTGAAGGCGACGTTTGAGAGCGAATATGGTGGCATTTTCTGGACACTCTATTTGCTGGCGAGTCTGGCTTTATTAGTTGGTATATCAAAAGCCGGTAGCACTGTTTTTTGGCATCACCAAAATAAAGGGCAAGACAATGCTGAACCTGTTAAGGCACACAAATATCAAGTGTCTGCGTTATTAATTGTCTTACTAGGTTCTCCACTGATGGTTATTTTTGCTGGCAATATGTCAGAGTATGCTATTGAAGCAGCAAAACAATTGCATGACTTCTCAGCGAATATCTCTGTTGTACTAGGGGAGGCGAAATAA
- a CDS encoding TSUP family transporter produces MFEFALDPMTWGLLCLVALIAGFIDAVAGGGGMLTVPALLTAGLPPHMTLGTNKLAASFGSITASVTYYKKNLFNPKFWAGSIVATAIGALLGTLLVDHLSIEFLNKLLPVIIIAVACYSLFGKFSTETSHHLPTKTLQLKIKQWLQGLSLGFFDGLAGPGTGTFWTASNSLLYKMSLLLNCGLARSMNFVSNFISLITFVALGHVNFLLGITMGLFLMVGAWIGAHSAIKFGNKLIKPLFNSVVIVLAGKLIYEAYFI; encoded by the coding sequence ATGTTTGAATTTGCGCTCGACCCCATGACGTGGGGCTTATTGTGTTTGGTTGCTCTTATAGCAGGCTTTATTGATGCGGTGGCTGGCGGTGGTGGCATGTTAACAGTGCCTGCTCTTCTAACTGCGGGCTTACCTCCGCACATGACGTTAGGAACTAACAAGCTTGCTGCAAGCTTTGGCTCAATCACGGCTAGTGTTACTTATTATAAAAAAAACTTATTCAACCCCAAGTTTTGGGCAGGTTCTATTGTCGCCACCGCAATAGGTGCACTACTCGGTACCCTATTGGTTGATCATCTTAGTATTGAATTTTTAAACAAATTACTACCCGTAATCATCATTGCTGTGGCCTGTTACAGCTTATTTGGTAAATTTAGTACTGAAACCAGTCATCATTTACCGACCAAAACATTGCAACTAAAAATAAAACAGTGGTTACAAGGGTTAAGTTTAGGCTTTTTTGATGGTTTAGCAGGTCCAGGTACGGGCACTTTTTGGACAGCATCAAATAGCCTACTTTATAAGATGAGTTTATTGTTGAATTGCGGACTCGCGCGTTCGATGAACTTTGTATCGAACTTTATTTCGCTGATCACCTTTGTTGCATTAGGTCATGTTAACTTTTTACTTGGCATTACCATGGGGCTATTTTTAATGGTAGGCGCGTGGATAGGTGCGCACTCAGCAATTAAGTTCGGTAATAAGCTGATAAAACCCCTGTTTAATAGTGTCGTTATCGTACTTGCCGGTAAACTTATTTATGAGGCTTATTTTATATGA
- a CDS encoding Na+/H+ antiporter subunit E: MRTEAKFKWLPTPFRSLLLFSVWLLLNNSVSPGHLILGAILAVVIPLATNPFRTKQPLILHPGLAIKHLLLVLYDIITANIQVALLILGPTKKLNPGFVKVPLDLEQAMPITILASTVSLTPGTVSAEVYPWKESLQEGEEPEQRYLLIHVLNLKDEQELINTIKQRYEAPLKEIFEC, translated from the coding sequence ATGCGCACAGAAGCAAAGTTTAAGTGGTTACCTACGCCTTTTAGAAGTTTACTGCTGTTTAGTGTTTGGTTATTACTCAATAATAGTGTTTCGCCAGGCCACCTTATCTTAGGTGCGATTTTAGCGGTTGTAATCCCATTGGCTACTAACCCGTTTAGAACTAAACAGCCGCTGATCTTACATCCCGGGCTGGCAATAAAACATCTATTGCTAGTGTTGTACGATATCATTACCGCAAATATTCAAGTTGCGCTTTTGATATTAGGACCGACTAAAAAGCTCAATCCGGGCTTTGTTAAAGTGCCTCTAGATCTCGAACAGGCAATGCCAATTACGATTTTAGCTAGCACTGTATCACTGACTCCAGGCACTGTTAGTGCTGAGGTATATCCCTGGAAAGAGTCATTACAAGAAGGTGAAGAGCCTGAACAGCGTTATTTACTCATTCATGTGCTTAACCTAAAAGATGAGCAAGAGTTGATTAACACCATAAAACAACGTTACGAAGCACCTTTAAAGGAGATCTTTGAATGTTAG
- a CDS encoding efflux RND transporter permease subunit, giving the protein MNLTRSSLKNPAAVLVILTLIILFGIISIFKLPIQLTPEIEQPQITIFSGWRQAAPEEIESMIIEPLENAVKHTPGALEVNTNINQGGGAINLTFAVGADMQQAMLDVLTSLNQAPPLPLDAMDPVVTAGGNGGPGSGGPTAASLLVVPISFDSDQLDMAKYQKQIEDIIEPRLARISGISRVNMNSERPRELRVTFDPQKAAAFGISLAQIRRTLSTANDSSGGLADVGRRQYTVRFTGKYNVDNLAELRVGYVGERPIYLGDIASVEDTVTDRRSMTLRNGKPAYYITISRANDANTVAVLDEINVAIKELNAGALKEVGLAIELSFDSSVHIRNALQLVKGNLGLGVLLACGILWLFFRGLKPTLIIAATIPVSLMVAFLALNLFERSLNVVSLAGLAFAVGLVLDAAIIVQENIARLTASGMVANKATLKGATQVGGALFASTATSVAIFLPIMFMEGIEGQLFSDLALTLSIAVISSLICAMTLIPVANKIWPETKSKPDPYQAYWHKVTHCVVKLTNSRVKQLSWIVSLLGGSVFITYALLPQTDFMPRAPTDGFFYTLLTPPGGNIQFMEAEIASRVKKRVMPYYEGEKSPKIKDFNFYVFGSNAGGFIYSDDPTRVEELMKVAREEIFHDLPDTRVFLNRGSMIRVNNGGDGRAINIDLSGPNIDDLIAGARVALQATREAMPEASAQPMPRLDMAEPELRLHPDDRRITQAGLTRSDVAQAVQAFTGGLFINEYFDGNERMNVILRAKPWQSPEELKEIPIITPLAGTQTLGELARVERTVGPTQLRRVNGKRTVTVMVTPPPQMSLQEAQARLNAQVLPKVQAAVSASTSVILAGNAQKMNSAIQEMTFNFALALFILFLLMTALFKSAKDSFLVLLIMPLALAGGVIALYVLNLFTFQSLDLLTMIGFIILLGLVVNNAILLVDQTRSSERDGMQREDAVKQAVLLRARPVYLSTLTSLFGMLPLMLVPGVGSEIYRGLATVIVGGMAISAIFTLVLMPSLLLLGKAKYKTPKSINKEKPQLNLVANQ; this is encoded by the coding sequence ATGAACTTAACCCGCTCCTCATTAAAGAATCCTGCTGCGGTTCTTGTCATTCTTACTTTAATTATTTTATTTGGCATCATCAGCATTTTTAAATTACCGATTCAGCTCACTCCTGAAATTGAGCAACCTCAGATCACTATATTTTCTGGTTGGCGCCAAGCAGCCCCAGAAGAAATCGAATCTATGATCATCGAACCATTAGAAAATGCCGTGAAGCATACGCCGGGCGCTCTGGAGGTAAATACCAATATCAACCAAGGTGGCGGCGCTATAAATCTAACATTTGCAGTTGGTGCTGATATGCAACAAGCCATGCTTGATGTACTGACTAGCTTAAACCAAGCCCCTCCTCTTCCTTTAGATGCCATGGACCCCGTGGTTACTGCTGGGGGTAATGGTGGTCCCGGATCAGGTGGCCCAACAGCAGCAAGTCTATTAGTTGTGCCTATAAGTTTTGACTCAGACCAACTTGATATGGCGAAATATCAAAAGCAAATTGAAGACATTATTGAGCCGAGACTTGCACGTATCTCTGGTATCTCTCGTGTCAATATGAACAGTGAGCGCCCACGAGAACTACGCGTTACTTTTGACCCACAAAAAGCAGCGGCATTTGGCATTAGCCTTGCTCAAATTCGCCGAACTTTATCGACTGCCAATGATAGTTCTGGTGGCCTTGCCGATGTCGGACGTCGGCAATACACAGTGCGATTTACTGGTAAATACAATGTAGACAACTTAGCTGAACTGCGCGTGGGCTATGTAGGCGAACGACCCATTTATCTCGGCGATATCGCAAGTGTCGAAGACACAGTCACTGATCGCCGTTCTATGACATTGAGAAACGGAAAACCGGCTTATTATATTACTATTTCAAGAGCAAACGACGCCAATACCGTTGCGGTATTAGATGAAATAAACGTTGCCATAAAAGAATTAAATGCAGGCGCTTTAAAAGAAGTTGGTCTTGCCATTGAGCTAAGTTTCGATTCATCGGTACATATCAGAAATGCATTACAACTGGTAAAAGGTAATTTGGGACTAGGGGTATTACTGGCGTGCGGAATACTTTGGCTGTTTTTTAGAGGTCTAAAACCCACATTGATCATAGCAGCAACCATCCCTGTGTCACTGATGGTTGCATTCTTAGCACTCAATCTGTTCGAGCGTAGTTTGAATGTTGTGTCACTAGCAGGTCTAGCATTTGCCGTTGGCTTAGTGCTAGATGCCGCAATTATCGTGCAAGAAAACATAGCTCGATTAACCGCCTCAGGCATGGTTGCGAACAAAGCAACTTTAAAAGGCGCGACGCAAGTTGGGGGGGCTTTGTTTGCCTCTACTGCAACCAGTGTCGCTATATTCCTACCCATTATGTTTATGGAGGGTATTGAGGGTCAATTATTTTCAGATCTCGCATTAACTTTATCGATTGCTGTTATCTCTTCGCTTATCTGTGCTATGACGCTTATTCCTGTGGCAAATAAGATTTGGCCTGAAACAAAAAGTAAACCTGATCCATATCAGGCCTATTGGCATAAGGTCACACATTGTGTGGTTAAGTTAACCAATAGCAGAGTTAAACAACTCAGTTGGATAGTCTCTTTATTAGGTGGCTCTGTATTTATTACCTATGCTTTATTACCGCAAACAGACTTTATGCCTCGTGCTCCTACTGACGGTTTCTTTTATACCTTGCTGACACCTCCAGGTGGAAATATCCAATTTATGGAAGCCGAAATTGCTTCTCGAGTTAAAAAGCGTGTGATGCCATATTATGAAGGCGAAAAGTCGCCGAAAATAAAAGACTTTAACTTCTATGTCTTCGGCTCAAATGCCGGTGGGTTTATTTATTCTGACGATCCGACTCGGGTAGAGGAGCTAATGAAAGTCGCACGTGAAGAGATATTCCATGATTTGCCCGATACTCGAGTCTTTTTAAACCGCGGCTCGATGATCCGAGTCAACAATGGTGGAGATGGGCGTGCAATAAATATTGATTTATCAGGTCCAAATATTGATGATTTAATCGCGGGTGCAAGAGTTGCCTTGCAAGCAACACGAGAAGCTATGCCTGAGGCTTCTGCTCAGCCAATGCCGCGTTTAGATATGGCCGAACCAGAGTTAAGACTTCACCCTGATGACAGGCGGATCACTCAAGCTGGTTTAACACGCAGTGACGTTGCACAAGCTGTGCAAGCGTTCACAGGGGGATTATTTATTAATGAGTACTTCGATGGTAACGAACGTATGAACGTCATCTTGCGTGCAAAACCCTGGCAGTCCCCAGAAGAGCTTAAAGAGATACCTATCATTACACCTCTGGCTGGCACACAAACACTCGGTGAACTTGCCCGTGTTGAACGAACCGTAGGACCGACACAATTAAGACGTGTAAATGGCAAGCGCACAGTCACCGTCATGGTTACCCCACCGCCCCAGATGAGTTTACAGGAGGCACAAGCACGCTTGAATGCACAAGTGCTACCAAAAGTACAAGCTGCGGTTTCTGCTTCAACGAGTGTGATCTTGGCTGGTAATGCGCAAAAGATGAATTCAGCCATTCAAGAAATGACCTTCAATTTTGCCTTAGCCTTATTCATCTTGTTTCTATTGATGACTGCACTGTTTAAATCAGCAAAAGATAGCTTTCTGGTTCTTTTGATCATGCCTTTGGCATTAGCAGGTGGGGTTATTGCTCTGTATGTACTGAACCTATTTACTTTTCAATCACTCGACCTCTTAACCATGATAGGTTTCATCATTCTGCTTGGATTAGTTGTCAATAATGCCATTTTATTGGTTGACCAAACTCGTAGCTCTGAACGAGACGGTATGCAAAGAGAAGATGCGGTAAAACAAGCCGTATTATTACGTGCTCGCCCAGTTTACTTAAGTACGCTAACCAGCTTATTCGGAATGTTGCCACTGATGCTAGTACCAGGTGTGGGTTCAGAGATATACCGCGGATTAGCAACCGTAATTGTTGGCGGCATGGCTATCAGTGCTATTTTTACACTGGTATTAATGCCTAGTTTATTACTGTTGGGCAAAGCAAAATATAAAACGCCTAAATCAATAAACAAAGAAAAGCCGCAACTCAATTTAGTTGCGAATCAATAA
- a CDS encoding late competence development ComFB family protein: MKLHDDVHNYYEKVMLDRIVERNLQDKYDDDVMADFCCTVLNQLPARYIRYDVDMAFYLPQHERIQMEKRVDIAIDVAMTQVAKRGSTVSE, from the coding sequence ATGAAACTACATGATGATGTGCATAATTATTATGAAAAAGTCATGCTAGACCGCATCGTTGAGCGCAATTTGCAAGACAAATACGATGATGATGTTATGGCTGATTTTTGCTGTACGGTACTCAATCAATTGCCTGCAAGATATATTCGCTACGATGTAGACATGGCTTTTTACTTACCACAACACGAGCGTATCCAAATGGAGAAAAGAGTTGATATTGCAATTGACGTTGCGATGACTCAAGTGGCAAAGAGAGGTTCAACGGTCAGTGAGTAA
- a CDS encoding Na+/H+ antiporter subunit G — MAEWIISILLLIGGSFVLVGSIGLVKMPDFFMRLHGPTKATTLGMACLLTAAMVFFSQSEAGISVKEILISIFLLLTAPISGYMLIKSAIHHKLDSIERTKGKDNIEDDV; from the coding sequence ATGGCTGAGTGGATTATTTCTATATTACTTTTGATTGGCGGCTCATTCGTATTGGTGGGGTCAATTGGCCTGGTGAAAATGCCAGACTTCTTCATGCGTCTACATGGTCCGACAAAAGCAACAACACTGGGTATGGCTTGTTTGCTAACTGCGGCAATGGTGTTTTTTAGTCAATCTGAAGCGGGGATCAGCGTTAAAGAGATCTTGATTTCGATTTTCTTACTATTAACTGCACCTATTAGTGGTTATATGCTCATTAAGTCGGCAATCCACCACAAGCTTGATAGTATCGAGCGCACTAAAGGTAAAGATAACATTGAGGACGATGTTTGA
- a CDS encoding histone deacetylase yields MIFYHPIYSALQLPERHRFPIKKYQKLNNTIHTMGFSDRVFEPKPANLAQIKLCHDANYVDAFVNGFLPERAIKKMGFPWSTTLVERTLLSVGASIEAAEYAIEHGLGLNLGGGYHHAQFDHGAGFCIFNDHAITAKHLVQQGHVERVVILDCDVHQGDGTADILHDNDNIITCSLHCVQNFPRAKARSDLDFEIEKGCTDTHYLQTLQQALDLIGRLYRPDIIIYNAGADIYHKDELGLLDISLVGVLERDRTVISFCKNNNIPLSIGLGGGYQRNEAQLIEVHKQLLYAVFENY; encoded by the coding sequence ATGATTTTCTATCACCCCATATACAGTGCCCTACAACTGCCTGAGAGGCACCGCTTTCCCATAAAGAAATACCAAAAGCTTAACAATACAATCCATACTATGGGTTTTTCCGACCGAGTATTTGAACCAAAGCCTGCTAATTTAGCGCAGATCAAGCTTTGCCATGATGCTAATTATGTCGATGCATTTGTGAATGGCTTTTTACCAGAGAGAGCCATCAAAAAAATGGGCTTTCCATGGTCGACCACATTAGTTGAAAGAACCTTACTTTCTGTTGGTGCGAGTATCGAGGCGGCTGAATACGCAATAGAGCATGGACTCGGCTTAAACCTTGGTGGAGGCTACCACCATGCACAATTCGACCATGGTGCTGGGTTTTGTATTTTTAACGATCATGCCATAACCGCAAAACATTTGGTACAGCAGGGTCATGTTGAACGTGTAGTGATCCTAGATTGCGATGTGCACCAAGGAGATGGCACTGCTGATATTTTGCATGACAACGACAACATCATTACTTGCTCTTTGCACTGTGTTCAGAATTTCCCTCGAGCAAAAGCGCGCTCAGATCTTGATTTCGAAATCGAAAAAGGCTGTACCGATACACATTATTTGCAAACGCTCCAGCAAGCTTTAGATTTAATTGGGCGCCTCTATCGACCTGATATCATTATCTATAACGCCGGTGCTGATATTTACCATAAAGATGAACTTGGTTTACTTGATATCAGTCTAGTTGGCGTATTAGAGCGCGATAGAACAGTGATTTCATTTTGTAAAAACAACAATATTCCTTTATCGATTGGTCTTGGCGGCGGCTATCAACGTAATGAAGCGCAACTGATAGAAGTACATAAACAACTTTTATACGCTGTGTTCGAAAACTATTGA
- a CDS encoding primosomal replication protein: MSQAIVKLQQQIEQLAQHAHQFDKAKWFDKNRYIQAQPSLFAHSVFATKSLKLCDYVDEIKEAFARLPSPEKRHAYAFALEKLSTQIEAVIKVLKSTPVWAKENTFAKPKKTKVYRQAVKKIMQSSHELYQELSQNHEFERRLQEMIDLRKQQLSSASTSEASKINQEILALHARLGRCRKAITATEDKIQQVEKQQNR, encoded by the coding sequence ATGAGTCAAGCCATTGTCAAATTACAGCAGCAAATTGAGCAACTTGCTCAGCATGCTCACCAGTTTGATAAAGCGAAGTGGTTTGATAAAAACCGCTACATTCAAGCACAGCCAAGTTTATTTGCACACAGCGTGTTTGCAACAAAAAGCTTAAAATTGTGCGACTATGTAGACGAAATCAAAGAAGCATTTGCAAGGTTGCCGAGCCCGGAAAAACGTCATGCCTATGCGTTTGCCCTCGAAAAATTAAGCACTCAAATAGAAGCGGTTATAAAGGTATTAAAATCGACACCGGTTTGGGCCAAAGAGAATACGTTTGCTAAACCCAAAAAAACCAAAGTGTATCGCCAAGCGGTTAAAAAAATCATGCAGAGCTCCCATGAGCTATATCAAGAGCTTTCTCAAAACCATGAATTTGAGCGCCGTTTACAAGAAATGATTGATTTACGTAAGCAACAGCTCTCGTCGGCAAGTACCTCTGAAGCGAGTAAAATTAATCAAGAGATCTTGGCGCTACATGCACGGCTCGGACGTTGTAGGAAAGCCATCACTGCCACTGAAGATAAGATTCAACAAGTCGAAAAACAACAAAACCGCTAA
- the rsmS gene encoding pleiotropic regulatory protein RsmS, with the protein MSNSLENAPTHVKLAVDLIMLLEQHKLPAEEVLAALEIVKTDFQNKLNDEASPN; encoded by the coding sequence ATGAGCAATAGTTTAGAAAATGCACCGACTCATGTAAAATTGGCAGTCGACTTAATCATGCTTCTTGAACAACATAAACTGCCCGCCGAGGAAGTACTTGCTGCTCTTGAAATTGTAAAAACGGACTTTCAAAATAAATTAAATGATGAAGCTAGTCCAAACTAG
- a CDS encoding efflux RND transporter periplasmic adaptor subunit has translation MTFNPSKIRTSMLSSSVALGIVSCVGLFSAPSFAISPVAVETIKQEKLHSNLSVHGTLYGKQDVTLTSGVAGRLTFVATPGKLVSKNDVLAKIDLLPLQLAKAKQEVMLERAKINLNFQKQELARLKRLAKSNSAAATQVDQAQNQHDLTLTDIKLAEIELKVIEDQLNRAVLKAPFSGVVSERYERTGSEINRAQPLVSLIDINNLEVRLYVPVKYLKYLSLGNELQLSAGQLDDPQQALATVTAVIPATDPRAQSFEVRADLLANHVESWASGQLVDVVVPLSSNTEELIVNRDALILRQQGVHIVKIKEDNTAEHVAVIVGKGQGDQVAIKAKDKDALKVGDRIAIRGAETLAQGQEVEIQPAL, from the coding sequence ATGACTTTTAATCCCTCTAAGATTCGCACGAGCATGCTTTCAAGTAGTGTTGCCCTAGGGATAGTATCTTGTGTCGGCTTATTTTCTGCACCGAGCTTTGCGATTTCGCCCGTTGCAGTTGAAACCATAAAGCAGGAAAAACTTCACAGTAATTTGTCGGTACACGGCACTCTTTATGGAAAACAAGATGTCACATTAACGTCTGGTGTAGCTGGTCGCCTAACCTTTGTAGCTACCCCAGGAAAGTTGGTCAGCAAAAATGATGTGCTCGCCAAGATTGACTTGTTACCGCTACAACTCGCTAAGGCTAAACAAGAAGTCATGTTAGAAAGAGCCAAAATTAATCTTAACTTTCAAAAGCAGGAACTTGCTCGCTTAAAACGATTAGCGAAAAGTAACAGCGCCGCAGCGACACAAGTCGACCAAGCACAAAATCAACATGACCTAACCCTCACTGATATTAAGTTGGCTGAGATTGAACTGAAAGTCATTGAAGATCAATTAAACCGGGCTGTACTAAAAGCGCCATTTAGTGGTGTGGTAAGTGAAAGGTATGAGCGTACAGGTAGCGAAATAAATCGTGCTCAGCCGCTTGTCAGTTTAATTGACATAAACAACCTTGAAGTGCGTTTGTATGTACCTGTTAAATATTTAAAATACTTAAGTTTAGGCAATGAATTACAATTAAGCGCTGGTCAACTAGATGACCCACAACAGGCACTTGCAACTGTAACCGCTGTGATCCCAGCAACTGATCCAAGAGCGCAATCCTTTGAAGTTCGTGCAGACCTTTTAGCAAATCACGTAGAAAGTTGGGCTTCCGGGCAATTAGTCGATGTCGTGGTACCTTTAAGCTCAAATACTGAGGAACTAATCGTTAATAGAGACGCTCTAATACTTAGGCAACAAGGTGTGCATATCGTGAAAATTAAAGAGGATAATACCGCAGAGCATGTAGCTGTCATTGTTGGTAAAGGCCAAGGCGATCAAGTTGCAATTAAAGCAAAAGACAAAGACGCCTTAAAAGTAGGTGACAGAATTGCGATAAGGGGTGCTGAAACCCTTGCCCAAGGTCAAGAAGTAGAAATCCAACCTGCATTATAG